The following proteins are co-located in the Acidicapsa acidisoli genome:
- a CDS encoding glycoside hydrolase family 2 protein codes for MVLNRRKILLSLAALLALPSVLNAGTVTPLREDWRLQSACKLQADGATITAPGLSTEGWLKTAVPSTVVAAQAAAGAIPDPYYGNNLRNLPGVSYPIGHNFSNLPMPDDSPYRCGWWYRTEFSTPANAGKSERFGLHFGGINYRADVWLNGQKIADTTKVAGAYRTYDFDVTDLLKPGQKNVLAVETFAPTEKDLGINWVDWNPCPPDKDMGLWGAVDLVTTGAVTVRSPMAVTHFPDDSLNTAEVTVYAELHNAADHPVKGQVAGSAAGVRFEQPVELSPHEDRTVVFTAKDFPQLRIHDPKLWWPYQMGKPNLERLSVSFAIEGKVTDEQSVEFGIREITSELTSNGSRLFRVNGKPILIRGAGWSQDMLLRSDESRLRDQFHLVRDMNLNTIRLEGKLETEDFFHLADQQGILVMLGWCCCDQWEHWKDWTPENLTVATASLRAQLLRLRQHPSLLVWLNGSDNPPPPNVERAYLQVESETHWPNPVISSASGTPTSVTGSSGVKMSGPYDYVAPSYWYVDQHNGGAFGFNTETSPGPAIPSLASREKFLPDAQAWPPSTTWSLHYGGGEFVNLKAFNDSMDAVYATPQSAAEYERIAQTMEYDSERAMFEAYSKNKYTSTGVIQWMLNNAWPSMIWHLYDYYLDAGAGYFATKKACEPLHIQYSYDDASIVVVNSTYVAAAGLHASVHVHNLAWKELFSSEATLESSADSSQRVFSIPEALYTSPERIFFIDLTLTDASGHLLSRNFYWVPGTLTTFDWPKTDYTHTPAARHEDLTALMTLPATKVNATAEIETTPRGRELHLHLDNSSAALAFQLHGAIRTESGGLIAPIFWSDNWIELTPGESRTLTALLPDSVSVQPVVQLEGWNIAPQTITPSSTTVKSTGN; via the coding sequence ATGGTCCTGAATCGCAGAAAGATTTTGCTCTCGCTGGCCGCTTTGCTGGCGCTGCCCTCTGTTCTCAACGCCGGAACGGTGACGCCTCTGCGCGAAGACTGGCGTTTGCAATCGGCCTGCAAGCTTCAGGCGGACGGAGCCACAATTACCGCTCCAGGACTCTCGACCGAGGGCTGGCTGAAGACCGCCGTGCCCAGCACCGTCGTAGCTGCCCAGGCTGCGGCCGGAGCAATTCCCGATCCCTATTACGGCAACAATTTGCGGAATCTTCCCGGCGTGAGCTATCCGATTGGCCATAATTTTTCCAATCTGCCTATGCCCGATGACAGTCCCTACCGCTGCGGCTGGTGGTATCGCACCGAGTTCTCCACTCCCGCAAATGCTGGGAAATCCGAGCGCTTTGGGCTGCACTTTGGCGGCATCAACTATCGCGCTGATGTATGGCTCAATGGCCAGAAGATCGCCGACACAACCAAGGTCGCCGGAGCCTACCGCACCTACGATTTTGACGTAACCGATCTCCTCAAGCCCGGCCAGAAAAACGTGCTCGCGGTCGAGACCTTCGCCCCAACCGAAAAGGACCTCGGTATCAACTGGGTCGACTGGAATCCCTGCCCACCGGACAAGGATATGGGGCTCTGGGGCGCAGTCGATCTCGTCACCACCGGAGCAGTCACCGTGCGTTCGCCGATGGCAGTCACCCACTTTCCCGACGACAGTCTCAATACCGCCGAAGTGACCGTATACGCCGAGCTGCACAACGCCGCCGATCATCCCGTCAAGGGCCAGGTCGCCGGCTCCGCTGCCGGGGTCCGCTTCGAGCAACCAGTCGAACTCTCGCCGCATGAAGACCGGACAGTGGTCTTCACCGCAAAAGACTTTCCGCAACTGCGCATTCACGATCCCAAACTCTGGTGGCCCTACCAGATGGGCAAGCCAAACCTCGAACGGCTGTCCGTCAGTTTTGCCATCGAAGGGAAGGTTACCGACGAACAAAGCGTCGAGTTCGGCATCCGCGAGATTACCTCTGAACTCACCTCCAACGGAAGCCGCCTCTTCCGCGTCAACGGCAAGCCAATTCTGATTCGCGGCGCTGGCTGGTCGCAGGATATGCTCCTGCGTTCCGATGAAAGCCGTCTCCGCGACCAGTTCCATCTCGTTCGAGACATGAACCTCAACACCATCCGGCTCGAAGGTAAGCTCGAAACGGAGGATTTCTTCCATCTGGCCGATCAGCAAGGCATTCTCGTCATGCTCGGGTGGTGCTGCTGCGACCAATGGGAGCACTGGAAAGACTGGACTCCGGAAAATCTGACCGTAGCCACGGCATCCTTGCGCGCACAACTTCTGCGTCTGCGCCAGCACCCGAGCCTGCTCGTCTGGTTGAACGGCAGCGACAATCCGCCGCCTCCCAATGTCGAACGCGCTTATCTGCAAGTGGAATCCGAAACCCACTGGCCCAATCCCGTGATTTCTTCAGCCTCGGGTACGCCCACCAGCGTAACCGGGTCCAGCGGCGTCAAAATGTCCGGCCCATACGACTACGTCGCCCCCAGCTACTGGTACGTCGACCAGCACAACGGCGGCGCCTTCGGATTCAACACCGAAACCAGCCCCGGACCAGCGATTCCCTCCCTCGCCAGCCGCGAAAAATTCCTGCCCGATGCACAGGCATGGCCGCCATCCACTACATGGAGTCTTCACTACGGCGGCGGAGAGTTCGTCAACCTCAAGGCCTTCAATGACTCAATGGATGCGGTATACGCAACACCGCAATCCGCCGCTGAATACGAGCGCATAGCGCAAACCATGGAGTACGATTCCGAGCGCGCCATGTTCGAGGCCTATAGCAAGAATAAGTACACATCCACCGGTGTCATTCAATGGATGCTGAACAACGCGTGGCCCTCCATGATCTGGCACCTGTACGACTATTACCTCGACGCCGGAGCCGGCTACTTTGCAACGAAAAAGGCATGTGAGCCGCTGCACATTCAATACTCCTACGACGACGCTTCGATCGTGGTAGTCAACAGCACATATGTGGCCGCTGCCGGTCTCCACGCCAGCGTACATGTGCACAACCTTGCATGGAAGGAGTTGTTCAGCTCCGAGGCCACTCTCGAATCGTCCGCTGACAGTTCCCAGCGCGTCTTTTCGATTCCGGAAGCTCTCTATACAAGCCCGGAACGAATCTTTTTCATCGACCTCACCTTGACCGACGCTTCTGGCCACCTCCTGAGCCGTAACTTCTATTGGGTACCCGGCACGCTCACCACCTTCGATTGGCCAAAAACGGACTACACGCACACACCCGCCGCCCGCCACGAAGACCTGACCGCGCTCATGACGCTGCCCGCAACCAAAGTGAATGCTACCGCAGAGATAGAAACCACCCCGCGCGGCCGCGAATTGCACCTGCACCTCGATAACTCATCCGCTGCGCTCGCCTTCCAGCTACACGGAGCTATCCGCACCGAGTCCGGCGGCCTGATCGCGCCAATCTTCTGGTCTGACAACTGGATTGAACTGACTCCGGGAGAGTCGCGCACGCTGACTGCACTGCTTCCCGATAGCGTGTCCGTCCAGCCGGTTGTACAGCTCGAAGGCTGGAACATCGCACCGCAAACGATCACGCCGAGCTCCACAACCGTGAAATCTACCGGCAACTGA
- a CDS encoding APC family permease yields the protein MSQGTGTQVTTESDLAGGVDHAQPGLRRSLKLWHLIVYGIIIIQPTAPMGIYGVVSNVAGGHVVTTILIAMIAMLFTAFSYGRMARVYPSAGSAYTYVGKELNPLLGYVVGWSMLMDYLLNPIICAIWCSAAAQNVIPSVPYAAWAVSFVVLFTVLNLRGVKTSGRMNALLAIGMSIVVVIFLAEAIHYIALVVRPVAGQWLTPFYDPATFTASRVLRGTSIAVLTYIGFDGISTMSEEVENPRRNIMLATVMTCLVIGILSAIEVYAAQLVWPAHTPFPDSMIDTAYVFVARRVGGVFLFHLLNATLLIANMGSGMAAQFGAARLLYGMGRANALPSRVFGAIDARNGIPRNNVLIVGACMLLGVFLMTYESGAELLNFGAFIAFMGVNAAALVHYKFRSSERVFLAATMPILGFVVSAFIWLNLNHRAQLLGASWIVIGIALYYFMRRAGVGPDKLLEMDSAL from the coding sequence ATGAGTCAAGGAACGGGTACGCAAGTGACTACCGAATCAGACCTGGCGGGCGGCGTGGATCATGCGCAGCCAGGCCTGCGTCGGTCCCTGAAGCTGTGGCACCTGATCGTTTACGGCATCATCATCATTCAGCCGACGGCGCCGATGGGAATATACGGCGTTGTCAGCAATGTGGCGGGCGGCCATGTTGTGACGACGATTCTCATCGCTATGATCGCGATGCTCTTCACGGCCTTCAGTTATGGACGCATGGCGCGCGTCTATCCCAGCGCTGGCTCGGCTTACACGTATGTAGGCAAGGAACTGAATCCGCTGCTTGGCTATGTCGTCGGCTGGTCGATGTTGATGGACTATCTGTTGAACCCGATCATCTGCGCGATCTGGTGCAGCGCGGCGGCGCAGAACGTGATTCCGAGCGTTCCTTACGCGGCGTGGGCTGTGTCCTTTGTGGTCCTTTTTACGGTACTTAACCTGCGCGGGGTTAAGACCTCCGGGCGCATGAATGCGCTGCTGGCTATCGGCATGAGTATTGTGGTCGTCATCTTCCTCGCGGAGGCGATTCACTATATCGCGCTTGTCGTTCGGCCCGTTGCGGGACAGTGGCTGACGCCCTTCTATGATCCGGCAACATTTACAGCTTCCCGTGTGCTGCGCGGCACGTCGATCGCTGTGCTCACTTACATCGGCTTCGATGGGATCTCGACCATGTCAGAGGAGGTCGAGAATCCGCGACGCAATATCATGCTGGCCACGGTGATGACATGCCTGGTGATCGGCATTTTGTCCGCCATCGAGGTCTACGCCGCGCAACTGGTGTGGCCCGCGCACACGCCGTTTCCTGACTCGATGATCGATACGGCTTATGTTTTCGTCGCTCGACGCGTGGGGGGAGTCTTCCTCTTTCACTTGCTGAATGCGACTCTGCTGATCGCCAACATGGGCTCCGGCATGGCCGCGCAGTTTGGCGCGGCACGTCTGCTGTATGGGATGGGACGCGCGAATGCACTGCCAAGCCGAGTATTTGGCGCTATCGACGCACGCAATGGAATTCCTCGCAACAATGTGCTGATTGTCGGCGCTTGCATGCTGCTTGGGGTCTTCCTGATGACATACGAAAGCGGTGCTGAGCTGCTCAATTTCGGAGCCTTCATCGCCTTCATGGGCGTCAATGCGGCGGCGCTCGTTCACTACAAGTTCCGCTCCAGCGAACGGGTATTTCTCGCCGCAACTATGCCGATTCTCGGCTTTGTGGTGAGCGCGTTCATCTGGTTGAATCTCAATCACAGGGCGCAATTGCTGGGCGCGTCGTGGATCGTGATTGGGATTGCGCTGTACTACTTTATGCGGCGGGCGGGCGTGGGCCCCGACAAGCTTCTTGAGATGGACAGCGCGCTATGA
- a CDS encoding TonB-dependent receptor codes for MKKLLITLIAKSFLGVVILILSTGLSAFGQAGRGGINGLVTDPSGAVVSGAKVTAQDAATGVSSSTVTTAAGLYSFVSLTPGSYNVTAIQKGFETVVQDNVTVNVDEVSTVNIALRVGSVSEVVTVTGTTDLTETSNSTVGQLIDSATIDRVPLLTRDVYDLVQLSAGVTPANGAPNSSSSFAITNISSGRPGVDVSSYTINGAIVGSVYYMADGSPLGIAENNAAAIIPALDIPEDAVEEVRVETQNTPASYLSGGAGVISLVSKSGSNEFHGDVFGVFRPDVLAANEYFNKQSQIANSQANTPPSFHRYQEGGSIGGPILHKKLFFFGDYEATQQQLYDGSNTFTVPTTAERTGDFSADSFTIYDPTQPDIATGPNAGTRQPFANNIIPNPNPTALKFLSEYPKCNYPSPSTCDSSSDDTAYNFFKPGLDPTTAQRFDVRIDWAKSEKQRLFGRFSFDRLFTSTYNAFGNMWDLNYAQNVTNGRNILVADDYTLNPTTVLQLRYSFTRHYENQGGDPSQVGFDITSLGFPSSLAAQEAYKLLPFVVFNDAIGGIGGTADYNTLIYASENSDANVAVTKVFGKHEISTGFEYLKRLLNVGQPPAPSGSYLFDISATDQSTSNGGGGSDFASMLVGMGTVPGTENTDYPNFTKDIFAAESSPYYAAFVEDNWHPTKNLNITAGLRWDIFGGRTERHNRLEYFNPTIAGAADGVSYNGAEIYVNGGNRSPYNANLTNFGPRLGFAWQASEHFVVRGGGGFYYGPSTQMVASATFDSDGYTSQTEWNSTCYNADGNTVFNGSSACAGAAPGSSAPSTTGLYSLSNPFPNGVVPLITNPTGLANNLGTTINTVLHSQRTPTIYNFNFGWEYEFPHQIVLSAGYVGSRGLFLPFATADLNQLDLGTIASNQAALVNNSVPNQWAATQPSTNANYGSSTVPLWVSLQEFPQFGNGGYGSGNGVIIHGYPGGDSDYSSLQTKVQKKLSSHVTALVSFTWAKLITDDGNPPLGFVGSHLGAAQDWKNLNFEHAVSPQDVKYQFTGSASYDLPIGKGRALNLNTAGDAILGGWTINGIVYLSTGVPIASPTVGTYPGAPQGISFFNQRPNLTCDPNKNAPHTAATWFNPNCFAYPASPYVAGNAPAYLANVRTMGANNVDLSLYKNFSLGEKRDIRIEISSYNIANRAQLGMPNIPSIFAVNTEAGQAAAFGQISNTVNTPRQFQFGSRFTF; via the coding sequence ATGAAAAAGTTGCTGATTACCCTAATTGCGAAGAGCTTCCTCGGTGTTGTGATTCTGATTCTAAGTACCGGATTGAGTGCTTTTGGCCAGGCAGGCAGAGGCGGTATCAATGGTTTGGTGACGGACCCTTCTGGAGCGGTCGTTTCAGGCGCGAAGGTTACCGCGCAGGATGCGGCGACCGGCGTCTCCAGTTCTACGGTTACCACTGCGGCAGGCCTGTATTCCTTTGTTTCGCTCACGCCCGGCTCCTATAACGTGACGGCCATCCAGAAGGGTTTTGAAACCGTCGTTCAGGACAACGTGACAGTCAACGTGGACGAGGTAAGCACCGTAAACATCGCCTTACGCGTTGGCAGCGTAAGCGAAGTCGTGACTGTGACGGGGACAACGGACCTTACCGAAACGAGCAATTCCACGGTGGGACAACTCATCGACTCGGCGACCATCGACCGCGTGCCGCTGCTGACGCGCGACGTCTACGACCTGGTGCAGTTGAGCGCTGGTGTCACACCAGCCAACGGCGCGCCTAATTCGTCGAGTTCCTTCGCTATCACGAACATATCGAGCGGACGGCCTGGAGTCGATGTTTCGTCCTATACGATCAATGGCGCCATCGTAGGCTCGGTCTATTACATGGCCGACGGCAGCCCGCTCGGTATCGCGGAAAACAACGCGGCTGCTATTATCCCTGCACTCGACATTCCTGAAGATGCCGTCGAAGAGGTTCGTGTCGAGACTCAAAATACACCCGCCTCCTACCTCAGCGGCGGAGCCGGCGTCATCAGCCTGGTCAGCAAGTCCGGTAGCAACGAATTTCATGGCGACGTCTTCGGAGTCTTCAGGCCCGATGTATTAGCAGCGAATGAGTATTTCAATAAGCAAAGCCAAATAGCAAACAGCCAGGCGAATACACCTCCCTCGTTCCATCGCTATCAGGAAGGTGGGTCCATTGGCGGCCCGATTCTGCATAAGAAGCTTTTCTTCTTTGGCGATTACGAGGCCACGCAACAGCAGCTTTACGACGGCTCCAATACTTTTACCGTGCCGACCACTGCGGAACGAACTGGCGATTTTTCCGCGGATAGCTTTACCATCTACGACCCGACCCAGCCGGACATTGCGACCGGGCCGAATGCCGGCACACGCCAGCCATTTGCGAATAACATAATTCCTAACCCAAACCCCACTGCGTTGAAATTTTTATCTGAGTACCCTAAGTGCAATTACCCCAGCCCGTCAACGTGCGACTCCAGTTCCGACGACACGGCATATAACTTCTTCAAGCCAGGCCTCGATCCGACAACAGCGCAGCGTTTCGACGTTCGCATCGACTGGGCCAAGAGCGAGAAGCAGCGTCTATTTGGCCGATTTTCCTTTGACCGGCTGTTCACCTCGACCTACAACGCCTTTGGCAACATGTGGGATCTGAACTATGCGCAGAACGTTACCAATGGGCGCAATATTCTTGTCGCTGACGACTATACACTGAACCCCACGACTGTTCTGCAATTGCGTTATTCTTTTACCCGGCATTATGAGAATCAGGGCGGAGACCCATCGCAGGTGGGCTTCGACATTACGTCGCTGGGCTTTCCATCTTCCCTGGCTGCTCAGGAGGCCTACAAGCTTCTGCCCTTCGTTGTCTTCAACGATGCAATCGGCGGAATCGGTGGCACAGCCGATTACAACACCCTCATCTATGCCAGCGAAAACAGCGACGCCAACGTCGCCGTCACGAAGGTTTTCGGAAAGCATGAGATCAGCACCGGCTTTGAATATCTGAAGCGACTTCTCAATGTAGGTCAGCCTCCGGCACCGTCCGGTTCCTATCTCTTCGATATCTCAGCGACCGATCAGTCCACGTCGAATGGTGGAGGCGGCAGCGACTTCGCCTCCATGCTTGTAGGAATGGGTACTGTCCCAGGCACGGAAAATACGGACTATCCTAACTTCACGAAAGATATCTTTGCCGCCGAATCCAGCCCTTACTATGCGGCCTTCGTCGAGGATAACTGGCATCCGACAAAGAACCTGAACATCACTGCCGGCTTACGTTGGGATATCTTTGGTGGGCGCACCGAGCGGCACAACCGGCTTGAATATTTCAACCCAACCATCGCTGGCGCAGCGGATGGGGTTTCATATAACGGCGCTGAAATATACGTAAACGGGGGCAACCGTTCTCCGTACAATGCCAACCTGACAAACTTCGGGCCGCGCCTGGGCTTCGCCTGGCAGGCCTCTGAACACTTTGTGGTGCGTGGCGGTGGCGGCTTCTACTACGGCCCGAGCACGCAGATGGTTGCGAGCGCCACATTCGACAGTGACGGATACACGTCCCAGACGGAGTGGAATTCTACCTGCTATAACGCCGACGGTAATACAGTCTTCAACGGCTCCTCAGCCTGCGCGGGTGCAGCGCCGGGCAGTTCTGCTCCCAGCACGACGGGCCTCTATTCTCTCAGCAATCCCTTTCCCAACGGCGTGGTTCCTCTGATCACTAACCCCACCGGGCTGGCTAACAACCTAGGCACGACGATCAACACGGTGTTGCATTCGCAGCGTACGCCCACCATTTATAACTTCAATTTTGGCTGGGAGTACGAGTTTCCGCATCAGATTGTGCTCAGCGCCGGCTATGTTGGCAGCCGCGGACTCTTCCTGCCATTTGCTACTGCCGATCTGAACCAGTTGGATCTGGGCACCATCGCCAGCAATCAGGCAGCGCTGGTCAATAACTCGGTCCCCAATCAATGGGCGGCGACCCAGCCCTCTACCAATGCCAACTACGGTTCATCCACCGTCCCGCTGTGGGTGTCTTTGCAGGAGTTTCCCCAATTTGGCAATGGCGGCTACGGTTCGGGCAACGGCGTGATTATTCATGGTTATCCCGGAGGCGACTCCGACTACAGCTCTTTGCAGACGAAAGTGCAAAAGAAGCTGAGCAGTCACGTGACCGCGCTGGTCAGCTTCACCTGGGCGAAGCTGATTACCGACGACGGCAATCCTCCGCTGGGCTTCGTCGGTTCTCACCTGGGCGCGGCTCAGGACTGGAAGAACCTGAATTTCGAACATGCGGTCAGTCCGCAGGATGTGAAGTATCAGTTCACAGGATCGGCTTCGTATGACCTGCCGATCGGCAAAGGCCGCGCGCTCAATCTCAATACTGCCGGGGACGCGATACTAGGCGGCTGGACAATCAATGGGATTGTGTATCTCAGCACAGGTGTTCCGATCGCCTCACCCACCGTTGGAACGTATCCTGGGGCGCCGCAGGGTATCTCCTTCTTCAATCAGCGACCTAACCTGACATGCGATCCTAATAAGAACGCTCCGCATACGGCTGCAACCTGGTTTAACCCGAACTGCTTCGCGTATCCGGCCAGCCCCTATGTGGCGGGGAATGCTCCGGCTTACCTTGCAAATGTCCGTACGATGGGGGCGAACAACGTCGATCTCTCGCTCTACAAGAATTTCTCTCTGGGAGAGAAGAGGGATATTCGCATTGAGATTTCCTCGTATAACATCGCCAACCGCGCGCAGCTCGGAATGCCGAATATACCCAGCATCTTTGCGGTCAACACGGAGGCTGGACAGGCTGCCGCCTTCGGCCAGATCAGCAACACCGTCAACACGCCGCGCCAGTTCCAGTTCGGGTCGCGCTTTACTTTCTAA
- a CDS encoding LacI family DNA-binding transcriptional regulator — protein MVARHTKSTHVTLADVARASGFSTSTVSIVLNEAPLSRYVAAKTKEHIREKAAEMGYHPDALARSLSRRRSQTIGVLVFDISDPFCMSLLRGIERTLYQTPFLPIIMDADNRPEQFNRYLDMLIGRRVEGLILVANWLFAEIDALSKIEKNRIPITVVGGDLTRRSIQSVVVDNEAGGYAAIQHLYRLGHRKIAILRGPEELDDSTCRWRGIEKFTAEVDLRLDPRLTLQLSASMDPNSGFEGGLRLTSQLIGTKLDFSAIVAFDDLTALGSIRALSLAGRRVPDDCSVIGFDDVPHAALCTPAITTIRQPMLDMGSMAANLVLEEIAAPKPALSHTRLLHQLQPEVVERDSTRRLVRRSTMKKALAASS, from the coding sequence ATGGTAGCTCGGCATACCAAATCGACGCATGTCACACTGGCCGACGTGGCGCGTGCGAGCGGGTTTTCTACCTCAACTGTCTCAATTGTTCTGAATGAAGCGCCGCTCTCGCGATATGTAGCGGCAAAGACGAAAGAACACATTCGCGAGAAGGCTGCCGAGATGGGCTACCATCCGGATGCGCTGGCGCGTTCGCTGAGCCGCCGCCGCAGCCAGACCATCGGCGTGCTGGTCTTCGATATCTCCGATCCTTTCTGCATGTCGTTGCTGCGCGGCATAGAACGCACGCTGTATCAAACGCCATTTCTGCCCATCATCATGGACGCCGACAATCGCCCGGAGCAGTTTAACCGGTATCTGGATATGCTGATAGGCCGCCGCGTGGAGGGCCTGATCCTGGTGGCGAACTGGCTCTTTGCGGAGATCGATGCGCTGTCCAAGATCGAAAAGAACCGCATTCCGATTACGGTCGTAGGCGGCGATCTGACGCGCCGGTCGATTCAGTCTGTGGTGGTGGACAACGAGGCCGGCGGCTATGCGGCGATTCAGCATCTCTATCGCTTGGGGCATCGAAAGATCGCCATTCTGCGAGGCCCGGAAGAATTAGATGACAGCACGTGTCGATGGCGGGGAATTGAGAAATTTACGGCGGAGGTTGATCTGCGGCTTGACCCGCGACTGACGCTTCAGCTTTCCGCATCAATGGACCCGAACTCCGGCTTTGAGGGTGGCTTGCGGCTCACTTCGCAACTTATCGGAACGAAACTCGATTTTTCCGCGATCGTCGCTTTCGACGATCTCACGGCGCTTGGTTCCATACGCGCGCTTTCACTCGCTGGCCGCCGTGTTCCGGACGATTGCTCAGTAATCGGGTTCGATGATGTGCCTCACGCGGCTTTGTGTACTCCGGCGATTACCACAATTCGTCAGCCTATGCTCGATATGGGGAGCATGGCTGCCAATCTTGTGCTGGAAGAGATTGCCGCGCCCAAGCCTGCGCTCTCTCATACAAGACTGCTTCATCAGTTGCAGCCTGAGGTGGTCGAACGCGATTCCACTCGCAGGCTGGTGCGACGCAGTACCATGAAGAAAGCGCTGGCGGCCAGTTCCTGA
- a CDS encoding carbohydrate kinase family protein: MSQFDVALVGEFNLDVVLYGLPESLPPEHELLASDMALLLGGSTAITANNLARLGNRVGLIAPKAEDMFAGYCVAELEDARVDLSRTVAAPHGIRTGVSVHLQHENFRRSLTYTGSTACLRFDDLDLAYLCSARHFHLASLYLQQGLIDDVPRLLALLKEAGLSTSLDTNDDPTGAFAGTISETLKYVDIFMPNEREAMALSGEASFERAVARLSSLVPVVVIKRGERGALVVDRGRRIEQPAVSVQPVDAVGAGDSFNAGFLHGYLQGWVTEECLRMGNLAGAYSTTQIGGTSAFRDQRAMGAFFQGNAPDLYRVA, encoded by the coding sequence ATGAGCCAGTTTGATGTGGCACTCGTCGGAGAGTTCAATCTCGACGTTGTTCTTTACGGGTTACCGGAGTCTCTGCCGCCTGAGCACGAACTGCTGGCGAGTGATATGGCGTTGCTGCTCGGCGGTTCCACTGCGATTACCGCGAACAATCTGGCGAGGCTCGGAAATCGGGTCGGGTTGATCGCGCCGAAGGCAGAGGATATGTTCGCCGGATACTGCGTCGCCGAACTGGAAGACGCCCGGGTTGACTTGTCGCGTACTGTCGCCGCGCCGCATGGTATTAGAACGGGAGTGTCCGTCCACCTTCAGCATGAGAACTTTCGCAGATCGCTGACATATACAGGCAGCACGGCGTGTCTGCGCTTTGACGATCTCGACCTTGCATACCTTTGCAGTGCCCGGCACTTTCATCTGGCGTCGCTTTATCTTCAACAGGGCCTGATTGACGATGTTCCGAGGCTGCTTGCTTTGCTGAAAGAGGCGGGATTGTCAACTTCTCTCGATACGAATGACGACCCAACCGGCGCGTTTGCGGGCACAATCTCCGAAACGCTGAAGTATGTCGATATTTTCATGCCTAATGAAAGGGAAGCCATGGCGCTGTCCGGCGAAGCGTCGTTCGAGCGCGCCGTCGCTCGATTGTCGAGTCTCGTGCCTGTGGTGGTGATCAAGCGTGGAGAGCGCGGCGCTTTAGTCGTCGATCGCGGTCGGAGAATCGAGCAGCCTGCCGTGTCCGTTCAGCCGGTCGATGCTGTGGGTGCGGGGGATAGCTTCAACGCAGGATTCCTGCATGGCTACCTCCAAGGCTGGGTGACGGAGGAATGCCTGCGCATGGGAAATCTGGCTGGAGCCTACTCCACAACACAGATTGGCGGCACTTCGGCATTTCGCGATCAACGGGCGATGGGAGCGTTCTTTCAAGGGAATGCTCCGGATCTTTACCGCGTCGCATGA